In Tamandua tetradactyla isolate mTamTet1 chromosome 7, mTamTet1.pri, whole genome shotgun sequence, the following are encoded in one genomic region:
- the LOC143642493 gene encoding olfactory receptor 6C4-like, producing the protein MKNQTLLTEFILLGLTDIPELQVALFVLLFLTYIFSIIGNLIIITLTLLDSQLRTPMYFFLRNFSFLEISFTTTFTPRLLYSILTGNKSISFTGCFTQYFFTIFLGATEFYLLAAMSYDRFVAICKPLHYTTIMSNRVCVQLVLCSWLGGFLIILCPIILTSKLDFCASNVLNHYYCDYGPLLEISCSDTSLLELVDFILAFVTLVVTLVLVILSYTNIIRTILNIPATQQRKKAFSTCSSHMIVISLSYGSCIFMYIKPSAKQGVAFNKGVAVLNTSVAPLLNPFIYTLRNKQVKQAFKDVTRKVVSL; encoded by the coding sequence ATGAAAAACCAAACACTTCTGACTGAATTCATTTTGCTGGGACTAACAGACATTCCAGAGCTTCAAGTTGCACTTTTTGTACTTCTTTTCCTCACCTACATATTCAGCATCATTGGAAACCTGATCATCATCACCCTGACGCTACTGGATTCCCAACTCCGTActcccatgtatttcttcctccgGAATTTCTCCTTCTTGGAAATTTCCTTTACAACCACTTTTACTCCTAGGCTGCTATACAGCATCTTGACTGGAAACAAGAGCATCAGCTTTACAGGCTGCTTCACTCAGTATTTCTTTACAATATTCCTTGGAGCCACAGAATTTTACCTTCTTGCTGCCATGTCCTATGACCGCTTTGTAGCAATCTGCAAACCCCTACATTATACAACCATCATGAGCAACAGGGTTTGTGTCCAGCTGGTTCTCTGCTCTTGGCTGGGTGGATTCCTGATCATCTTATGCCCAATCATCCTGACAAGTAAACTGGATTTCTGTGCCTCCAATGTGCTGAATCACTATTATTGTGATTATGGACCCCTCTTGGAGATATCCTGCTCAGACACAAGTTTGCTGGAACTGGTAGACTTTATCTTAGCATTTGTGACATTGGTGGTCACCCTAGTACTGGTGATTCTCTCCTACACAAACATCATCAGGACCATTCTGAATATCCCTGCCACCCAGCAAAGGAAAAAGGCTTTTTCCACTTGTTCCTCACACATGATTGTCATCTCCCTCTCTTATGGCAGCTGCATCTTCATGTACATAAAACCTTCAGCCAAACAAGGAGTCGCCTTCAATAAGGGAGTAGCTGTACTCAATACTTCAGTTGCCCCTTTATTGAACCCCTTCATTTACACTCTTAGGAATAAGCAAGTAAAACAAGCCTTCAAGGATGTGACCAGAAAGGTTGTGAGTCTTtaa